The following DNA comes from Triticum aestivum cultivar Chinese Spring chromosome 3D, IWGSC CS RefSeq v2.1, whole genome shotgun sequence.
AACATCGCGAGTTGCTTTCAGGCCCTTTTCCTCCCTACTCCTTAACCTGAGTCTTGTCGAGTTATTACTGGAACCATCTCTACATATGTCAGGTCCACAGGTTAACAGACGCAGGCAGCGACAAAACTGCAGTCTTGCGGTCGTTGGCACGCTATGATTCCAAGCGTGTCCATTTCCGCAAGTACCGTGGCGGTAGTGACGAGTTCTCAACCGGGCGAATGGGAGGCCGAAACGTGCGAGGCAGCGGCCAGCCGCGCCTTGAGGTCATCGACTGGTGGTGGTGAAAAGCTGACTCTTATTTTGGGTCTACGAATTCACGGACCCTATGCAAAGCAGACCAACGTGACCTCGCCAcgtaaaaatatgatatgcagcgtgcggtgtaaggccaactccagcgcggcACCCCATCCGGTCCGACTCCGTCCGTTTGAGACAAAATAAATAGACCACACGGCTCAGCGTGATGGCCTCGATTCATttggtccgttttgtgtccgggccgatcCATTTCAAACGCAAACATGCGCCGGGTTTGAGTCGCGGCGGATAGCAAACGGACACGTCGCTCGTCCGCTTTGAGGCCTCATGGCatgcggccacctacctcccaccggcCAACATTAATGCGCACGCGCGGTCGGCTCCACCTGTCATCCGCCCAACGAACGGTcgccgtccttcttaaatgggaagcCGTGGACCGGTTGTCGTCCACACCCCCCACTCCAGCCCGTGttgcctcctcgaaacccgacacgCCCCAAACCCTAGCTCTCCCTCTCCGCGATCTCGTCGGCCGGCCGCCTCGCAGCCATGGGGTTCTGGAACACCGGatgcaaggggaagcacgaccgcgaggctggcTCATCCTCGGGCCGCCGTCGCGGCTCCGTGAAAGAGGAGCCTGCATCACCATCGCGCCGGGCCCCCGCGCCTGCCCATTCACCATCGGCCCTATGGCCGGCGACGAGCGCGACCAGCAGTACATCAACGCGGATGTATGCCGgcgttattgggagacgaggacgccgctcccGTGGAGCGACGTGCGCCTCCCCAATAACTGGCATCTCTTCGCCGATCAGGTGCCGATCCCGACGAGCGGCCGTGCGTGCCGCGAGGAgatccatcgccgccgcctcctgccggaCGACCTGTACTACGACCCCAGGTACGCCCCCCGACTCCGACCTGTGGGACACGTGGTTCCGGGACGAGCACGACACGCGGCGCGCCTTTTTCTTCCCCGGCACCTAgtcggggccgcggcggccacgttgAGAGCGCGCAGCGGCTGCTCCCCAAGTGTGCGGCCTCACGCCCACGTCGTCGCCTTCACCATCTCCGTCGTCACCACCACCTgctcgcatgacagcggaggaggccCGACTCATGCaacgtgtcatggaggactccatgcgcacgcacgatgagcgccaatgggagggcctcgaggagatgatgGCCCTCTCTGTGGCCCGCGACGTCGCCATCCCCGAGCTGGAGATGGTGTGGACGGAAGAGGTGATGGAGGAGGAGCCCgtggccgcgttccacccgggCCTGATGGGCCAACagtggagctggtcgtgcacggctccggagatggccgacgccgtggggggcgtgaactggtgccccacggcgccgcggtcaccggagcaggaggcgtcgccacgggaggaggtggtgcaggcacctgccGCCTTCCAGCCCGCCCCCGTGTACCACTAACCGCTgtcccacctctggacgccgccggactacatcgacctcgtcagcgacAACGACGACAACGGCGGTCACTGAAAGGCGACAACGGCCACGACATTGACGGGCACAGCAGGTGCGCgcgggcggcggttttattttgttttttatgttaattatgtcTATGTAAACCGTGGAACTGGACCATTTTGTggaatttatgttttatgtttttatgtttgtGTTTATTTACTTTTTTCAGCATTTCATTTTAGTTTTTGTGTTTTTTTAATCACGTCCACCCCAGAcatgatttggggtgcggccgcgcgttgggcgcaccgaCAACCCAACGGCCCCAAGCGGACATGAACGAACCCATTGCCGCCCGAAACGGACGAAATCCAGCCaaaccggacgtccgtttgggatcgTGCGGTGGCGTTGGCCTAACCTCCCAGGTAGATGGATGCAGAGAATGAACAAACAACTGCTAGTCTACTATTCACGTCGACAGCCTAGCCACGACAAGACTAGCTGACCAtgattttttttttgtgtgtgaataTTTATCTTACTTATTCGCAAAGAAAAAAGGATATTTATCTTACTCCATCACTGGACGGCATGCCCTTCCTTCCGGCTGGGCCATGGCTACGGAAAATGGCCTCGGACCATTCGAACTGGTCAAGCCTCCATGGGAAATTCAGTCAGGAAAGGAGGCAACGCATGCTCACAATTGGCTTATTAGGGACAAGCAAAAGGGAGGCGTTGGTCTTGTGTGTTTTCAAAGTATGGCGAGCGTAGAATCCAAGGAAGCTTTACGCACATATTTTGGCAAATGGCACGGCCAGTCTTGTCCTAAAAATGGCACGTCCAGGACGGGCGTCCTTCCTGAAGGAAGGAGCGTCTGTTTTCAACAGGTTGTTGAGCCGCAGAAAACAAGAGAAAAGCTAAGATAGGTACTTGGACTTGACTCTCCTGAGTGAGATGAATACGTTATCTACCAGTAGCCGGAAAGAACaacatcacgccggctcaaaaagTGCCAGTAGTAAAACTTGTCGTGCAAGGGTCCAAACTTGGGATGATTTTGCTGTGGAAAAGGTAGCTCGCCCTTACCTGTCCCACtcattcagcccactaccaccagCATTTCACCGCGGTCCACTTTAAAGTCACAATACCAAAATGGtctccctccctcctcttcggtgcttgtagttgtcgctagatggtctacggatctagatgtaatttttatttctggtattcattgtactgccatgattgaagatgaatagattgaaagtttttccgaAAAAAAAACAATCAAGCAACCACAGTGATAGATAAACCCATCCATTTGGTCTCAACCGTAGCTTTGTTCTTTTTGAACGATAGCAGGAGAGCTATTATATTCGTTGTAAAGAAGAAGATGGTACAAGGACCCAGACTGCTCGGTTTACTGtagaaaaccgggcgaaaacctgAACAACGGTAAGCCACACCTAGCTTACCAGTAGCTTTGTTCTGAAACCGATACGTTTGTTCAGTTTTCGCTCCCAGGTGGCCAGGTCAGTTCTATGGCGATAGGATAGGAGCATGTGAGTGAGCAACCTTTTGGCATCACCTTCAGCAAGGGAGGTGGTAGCTGTAGCTGTAGAGTAGTTCCCCGGCCAATTAATTGGTGGGCTTAAATCAAGCAACTCCTTGTCACAGGCTGTCAAGTTACTACATTTAAGGTCCACAAAGTTGGGGCACAGCTACAGCACTCCTTTAAGAACATGCATGTGATACTCTACTGCTTTCTGCATAGCCTAGAGGACTAGTATCCCAACTGGATCAGATTGGATATCTCTGTGAAAGGATGCGTAGGAGGGGCAAATTATTGCATTTCGATGGAACCGGAGACCGGAGACTTGCCTACAGTGCTGCCTGGCATCATCCAAGATCTACATATTTCATCATTGTCGCATTGTAGGTAGGTCCAAAGGTTTAGCGTGATGGCGAAAACAGATAAGCACTTGAGATGGTACATACGGGAGCTTTAGCAGTCAGGTTCAGGTCTGCTGCCATGGCTTACAAAAGTGCAAGTCTTGCTAAGATATTTTGTGGTTTATTGGTCAACGGACGAGATGCCATGAGCATTGGTAGGTGCCTAGGATGATTCAACAACTCCTGGTTTTTGTACCCCAGAAAATGAGCTACTCCAGTGTTTTCGAGAAGGAACCTTATGATAACAGAACTTATGCGACAGTAAAAGGCGTTGATGACCTTAAACACTGGGTCTTGAGATAATTTTGCAACTTGGTGTTCTAAAAAAAATAAGGTAAATTTGCAACTTGGAAGTTGGAACGGAAGATTCGGTACAACGAATACAACCCTTTGCGAAGTCTTTGAAAAAAACGAGTTGAAGTTACGACCCATAGTTATCAATTACCCAAGTGCAAAAGGTTTCCTACCATATCGTAGTCGTGTCACATGTTTCCTGATGACAGAAAATTGCTGAGGATGTTGTTTGCGAATCGCTCTTTAGTATGAATAGAAGAAACACATTTCCATTGTTTCCAAAACATATACTTTTTGTTCACCTTTTTGCCCTAAAGCAGATCGAGTCCTCACACGAGTTGGAGTTCACAGAGAGACTTTGatcctacaaaataccaaaaagacTACATCAGTGGTAGCTGCCACATGAAGAACTCCGATGAAAGGAAGCAGATTTTCCAAGCCTATATGTGCAGCTACCCATCTTTGCATATATGATACTCCTACCATTTACATCATAAATGCATTCAAAACATATGGACTTGCAACTATAAGCGAATTGCGTACCTTCTAAATTTCATTCTCAATTTGATCTGGACTTTAAAGATAAGCTGTCACATATACTTTACATGTACTGTCCACTTGTCCTTTTCCCTTCTAAATATTATGGATCAGTTTCATCGTAAATATTTGCAGGCAGCTGCAGCCCTTATGCTTGTGTAAGCAACTGAGCACTTTGCAAACTCTGAAAGCAAAGTGCACAGTAAAGAGTAGAAGAGTGCAATCCAAAATAGGGTAAGCACACATATCATAAATAAATTGTTTTTTCCATCATAGTATGATCTTTTATACTGCCTCAGTGATGACTTAGCAATACAATTACACCCTAACAATATACTCACGAGTTTCTTCACAAATGTTAAACCCAGCTAATTTAAGCAAAATGAAGTAATTACTTGATGAATCTTAGAATATACTGTACTAAGCAGAGCGAAATTTTCAGCTTTACTATTTGAATCGTGAACATTGGCTAACAAAGAGAATTTTCTTCAAATAGTAGGTAACAAAATGCATACCACCAGTCAGGTATTCTTCAGAGAACAATTGATCAGTCACGGGCCTACAAATATTGAATCAACTGAATGACATATTTGCCTTTCTTCGTAGTCACGATTTCCCCAATCTACAGGAAATAATGACTTGAAGTAACTCAAGCATATAACAGAGATTTGAAAATGTATTAGACATCTCTAGTAGCATGCATACATCTTCCATAGCATGCTATAATGGGTATTTCTGCATATCATATAATGCAAAGATCTAATTGTCAGCATATATCAACAAACATATTATGAATATAAGTGGACAGCGAAAGGTTGTAATTTTTCCATTTAACATTTTGGAGTATGGTTCACAGAATAAAGAAGGAAAGGATTAAAAAAACAACAAACACTAAACATATAGAATGGGCGGTCCAACTTAACTGCATACAGAATACAATGCAAGGCCCAACATATTCTCAAAAACCTGCACTGGTGGAATGCCTCTGAAGCACCAGAAAAATTGTTCCATCAGCGTAAACTAGGTGCAACAGTAACATCATAATTTTATCCTAATTTGCTCAAGAGAATTCAAGGCTCATCAAACATTTATTCAAAAAGACAATAACTGGTGATTGATTTTACCTTTAATCTCCCCATCCCACTGACAGAAACAACATCCCCAGCCTTGAGGGTAGCTCCACTTTTCGAAACCAGTGACCAATTCACACGAACATCTCCAGAACTTACCAAACAGAAAAGGAAACTTACAATGAATTGCATTGTGCATGGTAATTAGAAAAACCAACAGGCTAACAGCACCGTCCAAAATAAGATAAGAATGTCCAACTATTCATGGTAAGGTAAAGAAAAGCCTTACTGAACATAAAGTAACAAATTAGCAGCTCAAAGTTCATACCTGATCATGCTACCAAGCTTTGTGCGTGATATTTTAAATCCTGCACTGGCCACAGCATCAACCCGAAGTGATGATTCTACAGTTTTAAAAGATTTGGTCCTGCAGTTCAATGGCAGTGCTGAGTAGCTTATTCCAGGGTATTACATCATAAGTTGTTGTGATCTTAAGCATGCAGTATATACACTAAGATCCACGATGACATGTGAAACAAACCTTGGTGGCTCATACTCTATAGCAAGCAAGGGAATCTGGGTGCATGAAACACCAACTTTCCCCACCTGTTCAATAAAATATCATTCAGAGTAAACCATAATTAGAAGAATCTGCACTTCCAACAAGGAAAATGAtactaaaaaaatcatgaacaacaGTCAAAGTTCATGGGGAGATTCTTCGCGGACAAATTTGTGTCAAAACTCACAAATACAAAAGACTAACATAAAAAGAACAAAGATTTTCAGCGATCTAAGCGGACATAAAAATTAGGATCGCAATGTGCTCTAATTTCTTAAAATGTCGAGTAAAAACAAACACATCAGCATGTAATATACAGGTTATGTGCTTTGCATAGCATTGAATGCATGTCACTGAACCATATCTCAGATCTGATCCATTATATAAACATAGGCACATAAGTGGGAGCATGCACATCCAGCTCGCACAAACGAAAAATTGGCAACATAATTTGTGAGATACCTACCTTTTCTAGTGTGGAAGTCAGATAGTCAACAAGCTCTGGATCAACAAGGACCTGAGCACCTCTTTCCCCCTAACAGAAAAGCAAAGAGACAACCCAAATGATGATAAGATGGGAAAAGAAAAACTGGACACGCCTCAGGGAAATGAGTATTTGTGGAAAGTGTGGACCTGTAAAAGTATATCTCCAACTTTCTCCCTTGTAATTCCTGCCCCAAGAATAGCACCGAGAAAGTCACCATGAGAACAGGGTTCCAATCGGAAATTCCCGGAGATGCTAGGAAAGGTTTAAAAGTCAGTTTACATAACAGATAGTGATGGCTACAATATAAATTCTTGAAAACCTCAAAGCAGCAACTACATCTGGGTCACTTCTCATAGAGTCTGGATGCCCAGCTGAAATTCGGCACCGCTCAGCCTAAATGGATATGAAGATGAGAAAAACAAGGTATATAGGTTAATATAAGCTATTATTCACGTAAAAATGGTAGCTATCAACAACTCCTTTGATTGTATTGAATTCCACCTGTGGATAGCCCCCCTGAGCTACTGCTTTGATATCAGCTAACTTTTCAATTGCTAGCATAGCCTCCGCTATGATAGGTGGCGTAAGAAAACTGGTGTGGAAGACATCTCTTCGTTGGGAAGCCCTTTGTGCCTGCATAAGCTTGATGTCAGTACAAATTCATGAACTGAAGAACTAATGATCATGTAACTGTAACCCCAGTAATTTTCTCAATATAAAACAGGGTGATATCCCTTCTCTTGGAAATGGAATAACTACAGTATTGGAACAAATTTACTGAAAAACCATGTAGTAACCTCATGGTACATTGTTAATATGCAAAAAGGCAGTTATGTTATGTTATGTTTCAAGCATCATGTGACACTATAGGGTATCAGGATCAAGTTTGTATTTCCTCCCTACAGCTTATCCGTACATCTATTCACCAATTCTTTAACTCCTGCCACTTGGTTTACCTTGGAAGAAGCAATTTTATTCTCTTCTTACAAAGGCACCAAAGCCAATATGATTGAAAGGTTATGTTTTCACACACCAAATGGACAATTCATCGACTTTTTCTTCATGCTTCAATAGCAAAACAGCTAACAGGAAGCACATCTCATTTCCCCTAAGTTTCATGTACTAAAAATATTCTCTTAGAGAGGAAGCATCAGCCTATTAGAACACAACCTAAAGCTCATGAATAGTGGGAAGAAGTCTCAAATTCCATCGAGGCACAGTTCCTCGATAGGCCAAGTATCCGCACTATCATCAACCATCTAATCTCAGTAAACACATCTAATTTTCCCCTAATTTTTCATGTAACATACCCTCTTAGAGAGGAAGTCTATGAGCCTACTGGAACACAACCTGAAGCTCATGATACTTTCTTAAATTGTGGAAAGAAACCTCAAATTCCATTGAGGCAGTTAATCAAACACCTCGTCCACAAGCCGACTATCCGCATTATCGTCAGCCATCTAATCTCAGCAAGCGAAACATTCAAACATAACTGTTTCACGTCGAACTAGACTCTGACGGAAGCTCAATGGAAAATACAAATGTGCTAGAATGAAGAAAAAGAGATAACCATATCCAGAATGTCCATGACTTCCTCGATTACATGCCTGTGCACGCCCCCCTTAGCAGACGAATCTCCGACTGCGGCCGCCGAGACGGCGAGGGCCACGTCACACCGCCCTGCGCATGGCGACCAAGTATTAGACAAACAGCTCAATCGGAGTATCAGGCCGACCGGGCAATGGGTTAGGGCTTACCTCGCGCGAAGAAGCGGAGTGGTGCGGGGATAGCGCGGCGCGGGCAAGGGAAGTGGAGGAGCCGCCGGAGAGGGCTTGCCAAGGCGACCGCGGCGGCCATCCTTTCTGCAAGCCGACTTGGCCGCCTGTGCTTTGAGCGCTCTGTGATGTGATGTGAGCGTGTCGTGCTTGGTGGCGGTTGCCTAACCGGGTGGGGGATTGTGTATGCCGTCTGTGGCATTTTGTGGACTGTACTCGTGTCGCAgtatccccgccgccgccgccgcgatgaGCACGCTCCTCCGCCGCATCCTCTGCAGCACGCCCgccggcgcctccctctcccaccGCCTCCCCTTCGCCACCTCCTCCCGCCGCACCCCGCACCGCTTCCGCCGCAGCCACCGCGCGCCCAGCCAGTCGCCGTCTCCCGACGCCGTCTCCGCTGCCATCGCCTCCCTCCCCTCC
Coding sequences within:
- the LOC123079025 gene encoding putative RNA-binding protein YlmH, yielding MLAIEKLADIKAVAQGGYPQAERCRISAGHPDSMRSDPDVVAALSISGNFRLEPCSHGDFLGAILGAGITREKVGDILLQGERGAQVLVDPELVDYLTSTLEKVGKVGVSCTQIPLLAIEYEPPRTKSFKTVESSLRVDAVASAGFKISRTKLGSMISSGDVRVNWSLVSKSGATLKAGDVVSVSGMGRLKIGEIVTTKKGKYVIQLIQYL